A window from gamma proteobacterium SS-5 encodes these proteins:
- a CDS encoding helix-turn-helix domain-containing protein, with amino-acid sequence MAEMEDRWLSISEICKYLGVSNDTVYKWIDKHEMPAHRMGRLWKFKKDEVDEWVKAGGAAEHYKKPKVIKNG; translated from the coding sequence ATGGCCGAGATGGAAGACCGCTGGTTATCGATAAGTGAGATCTGCAAGTACCTCGGGGTCAGCAATGACACCGTGTACAAATGGATTGATAAACATGAAATGCCCGCGCATCGCATGGGCCGCCTCTGGAAGTTCAAGAAGGATGAGGTGGACGAATGGGTGAAGGCCGGTGGCGCTGCCGAGCATTATAAAAAGCCCAAGGTTATAAAAAATGGCTGA
- the brxC gene encoding BREX system P-loop protein BrxC — protein sequence MTLKAIFNKPVGRPIEGVIKADDEESLRLEIEEYVLTGEVEKRLEAFLDAYISEKEVNGAWVSGFFGSGKSHLLKMLSLLLENRQIDGVSALDLFLPKCGDNEILRANIKLAVSIPSKSILFNIDQKADIISKTQIDALLAVFVKVFDEICGYYGKQAYIAQFERSLDRDGLLESFLKEFEVEAKNTWGWGRSRPIRVADQVDKAYNKVTGQSQKGVLDKYRQDYRLSIEDFAEQVCAYIERQSTDFRLNFFVDEVGQYIAENVKLMTNLQTIAESLATKCKGRSWIVVTSQEDLDTVIGQDGQRQGNDFSKIKARFACETGKSPGRIKLTSKNVDEVIQKRLLSKTDQAIGLLSDLYHSESNNFKTLFDFSDGSREFKNFQDRDHFIRSYPFIPYQFALFQSAIQNLSQHSAFEGKHSSVGERSMLGVFQQVAIQIGDHEIGQLATFDLMFEGIRTALKSNIQRAIIQAENHLDGPFAIRLLKTLFLVKYVKEFKPTLRNLCVLMLDGFNQDLPALRKRVEEALSLLEQQTYVQRNGELYEYLTDEEKDVEQEIKNTEVESSDVASELEKIVFDHVIKQRKIRYDATDQKAGGQDYPFSRKLDDRLHRREYELAIHVISPFHENFERESILRMQSMGRDELLVLMPADERLVRDILMYKRTEKYIRQNISITQQEAVKRILTDKGFQNRERYAELQQRVQSLLGKAKLFVAGADIEIGSEDAQTRVLRGFHELISRAYPNLRMLRGITYTENDIAKCLKHSQQGLFGNDATSLAESEQELLAFIQSNNRGGVRTTLKNLLEKFERKPYGWYYAAVLCTLANLCARGKVEVRTDGNLLEEDELERTLRNTHGHGNVVLEPQVEFTASQVRALKEFFEDFFDAPPAAGEAKALGKETGTALQELMHQLTPLAALVSQYPFLNALTPVLEKLKELTGKPYTWYLTELTRQEDALLDMKERVIDPVRKFMSGPQKGIFDNARKFVQTQEPNFAYIDGDETAQVVASLTDPECFKGNRMQQVKLLVETLQEKVTAQIEAEITKAKETVAALKGRIESMAEFGALNGNQQEQITCPFNEFNAGLERQKLIAVIRDTLRRFEEQDYPRLLAKLSEPQMDTDEHGLKEHEKNICVNPCESVVQNIRSVKVSFDKAWLADETDVERYLESMREALLDEIRKGKRIQI from the coding sequence ATGACTCTTAAAGCCATTTTTAACAAACCAGTGGGTCGCCCGATTGAAGGGGTGATCAAAGCTGATGATGAAGAAAGTCTTCGTCTCGAAATTGAAGAATATGTCCTTACCGGTGAAGTTGAGAAGCGGCTTGAGGCCTTTTTGGATGCCTATATTTCAGAAAAGGAGGTAAATGGTGCCTGGGTTTCCGGCTTTTTCGGGTCGGGTAAGTCCCATCTATTGAAGATGCTTTCGCTCTTGCTTGAAAACCGGCAAATTGACGGTGTCTCGGCACTTGATTTGTTCCTGCCCAAGTGTGGTGACAACGAAATTCTACGCGCCAATATCAAGCTGGCAGTTTCCATTCCGTCGAAAAGTATTCTGTTCAACATCGACCAGAAAGCGGACATCATCAGTAAGACCCAGATCGATGCTCTCCTTGCTGTTTTCGTCAAGGTATTTGACGAGATATGCGGCTACTATGGCAAGCAGGCATACATCGCCCAGTTCGAACGATCGCTGGATCGTGATGGGCTACTTGAGTCCTTTTTGAAGGAGTTCGAGGTCGAGGCTAAGAATACATGGGGATGGGGGCGAAGCAGGCCGATCCGAGTGGCAGATCAGGTTGACAAAGCCTATAACAAAGTCACGGGGCAAAGCCAAAAAGGCGTGCTCGATAAATATAGGCAGGACTATCGTCTCTCCATCGAAGATTTTGCTGAACAGGTGTGTGCGTACATCGAGCGGCAATCGACTGACTTTCGCCTGAACTTCTTTGTTGATGAGGTTGGTCAGTACATTGCTGAAAACGTCAAACTTATGACCAACCTCCAGACCATTGCCGAAAGCTTGGCAACGAAGTGTAAAGGAAGGTCATGGATTGTCGTTACTTCGCAGGAGGATCTGGATACGGTCATTGGTCAGGATGGACAGCGTCAGGGTAATGACTTTTCAAAAATCAAGGCACGATTTGCTTGTGAAACAGGAAAAAGTCCTGGGCGAATTAAGTTGACAAGCAAAAACGTCGATGAGGTCATCCAAAAACGGCTCCTGTCTAAAACAGATCAGGCGATTGGTCTCCTTAGTGACTTGTATCATTCTGAGTCCAATAACTTTAAGACTTTATTCGATTTTTCTGATGGCTCTAGAGAATTCAAAAATTTTCAGGATCGGGATCACTTTATCCGCAGCTATCCATTCATTCCGTACCAGTTCGCGCTGTTCCAGTCGGCCATTCAGAATCTATCGCAGCATAGCGCCTTTGAGGGCAAGCACAGCTCGGTGGGCGAACGATCCATGCTGGGAGTGTTCCAGCAGGTTGCGATCCAGATCGGGGATCATGAAATTGGCCAGTTGGCGACCTTCGACCTGATGTTCGAGGGGATTCGCACCGCGCTGAAATCTAATATCCAGCGAGCCATCATCCAGGCAGAAAACCACCTTGATGGCCCTTTCGCGATCCGGCTGTTGAAAACGCTCTTCCTGGTCAAATACGTCAAGGAGTTCAAGCCGACTCTTCGGAATCTGTGCGTCCTGATGCTGGACGGTTTCAATCAGGATCTACCCGCGCTGCGGAAACGGGTCGAAGAAGCCCTCAGCCTTCTGGAGCAGCAAACCTATGTGCAGCGCAATGGCGAGCTGTATGAATACCTGACCGACGAGGAAAAAGACGTCGAGCAGGAGATCAAGAACACCGAGGTGGAGTCGTCAGATGTTGCCTCTGAACTTGAGAAGATCGTCTTCGACCACGTCATCAAGCAACGGAAGATTCGTTACGACGCCACAGATCAGAAAGCAGGGGGCCAGGACTACCCGTTCTCCAGAAAGCTCGATGACCGACTGCACAGGCGCGAGTACGAGCTGGCTATCCATGTCATCAGCCCGTTCCATGAAAACTTTGAGCGCGAGTCCATCCTAAGGATGCAGAGCATGGGCCGGGATGAGTTGCTGGTCTTGATGCCTGCGGATGAACGCCTCGTTCGCGACATCCTCATGTACAAGCGGACGGAGAAATACATCCGCCAGAATATCTCGATCACGCAACAGGAGGCGGTGAAACGCATTCTGACCGACAAGGGCTTCCAGAACCGCGAACGGTATGCCGAACTGCAGCAGCGCGTTCAAAGCCTGCTGGGTAAGGCCAAATTGTTCGTGGCAGGAGCCGACATCGAAATCGGTTCCGAGGATGCCCAGACCCGGGTGCTGCGCGGATTCCACGAGCTCATCTCCCGTGCCTATCCAAACCTTCGCATGCTGCGCGGCATCACCTACACCGAGAACGACATCGCCAAATGCCTCAAGCATTCACAGCAGGGGCTGTTCGGCAATGACGCCACCTCCCTGGCCGAGTCCGAGCAGGAGCTGTTGGCGTTCATCCAGAGCAACAACCGGGGAGGCGTGCGTACCACGCTGAAAAACTTGCTGGAGAAATTCGAGCGCAAACCCTACGGCTGGTACTACGCCGCCGTGCTTTGCACCTTGGCCAACCTGTGCGCTCGCGGTAAGGTCGAGGTTCGTACCGACGGCAACCTGCTTGAAGAAGACGAGCTGGAACGGACACTGCGCAATACCCATGGCCACGGCAATGTAGTGCTGGAGCCCCAGGTCGAATTTACCGCATCGCAGGTCCGCGCCCTCAAGGAATTCTTTGAGGACTTCTTCGATGCCCCGCCTGCTGCCGGCGAAGCGAAGGCGCTCGGCAAGGAGACCGGCACCGCGCTCCAGGAACTCATGCACCAGCTCACCCCGTTGGCGGCTTTAGTCTCCCAATATCCGTTCCTGAATGCGCTGACACCGGTGCTTGAGAAGCTCAAGGAACTAACCGGCAAGCCCTATACCTGGTATCTGACCGAACTCACCCGCCAGGAAGACGCGCTGCTCGATATGAAGGAAAGGGTCATCGATCCTGTCCGCAAGTTCATGAGCGGCCCGCAGAAAGGCATCTTCGATAACGCCCGCAAGTTCGTTCAAACTCAGGAGCCCAACTTCGCCTACATCGATGGCGACGAAACCGCTCAGGTGGTTGCCAGCTTGACCGATCCGGAATGTTTCAAGGGCAACCGCATGCAGCAGGTGAAATTGCTCGTCGAAACCCTGCAGGAGAAGGTCACAGCCCAGATAGAGGCCGAGATTACCAAGGCCAAGGAAACCGTCGCCGCCCTCAAAGGCCGGATCGAGAGCATGGCTGAATTTGGCGCACTGAACGGCAATCAGCAGGAGCAGATCACCTGCCCGTTCAACGAATTCAACGCAGGCCTAGAGCGCCAGAAACTGATTGCCGTCATCCGCGACACCCTGCGCCGGTTTGAAGAGCAGGATTATCCGCGATTGCTGGCTAAACTATCTGAACCACAGATGGACACAGATGAACACGGATTAAAAGAACATGAAAAAAATATCTGTGTGAATCCGTGTGAATCTGTGGTTCAAAATATCCGCTCAGTGAAGGTCTCTTTTGATAAAGCTTGGCTGGCCGACGAGACCGACGTGGAACGCTACCTGGAATCCATGCGCGAGGCGCTGCTGGATGAAATCCGCAAAGGAAAAAGGATTCAGATTTGA
- a CDS encoding transposase gives MFVLFTFLAHRFLPKYDVRMQLLMFQIKMLRDRIDDQRIVPTPEERAELLRLGNEINHDVADVMLVVKPQTYRRWFNPKAKTRRPKPAGRPGTAEDIVTLILRMATENLSWGYKRIFGELKKLGISVGLTTIRDILKRSDCPPPPEKSKSRPNIPWSKFVSAHMESLVACDFFTKPVYTLRGRFDAYVLVFIHLGSRRVYLSQPTFHPDGAWVMQQARNVTMWLDDHGIEARYLIHDRDTKFTRQFDAFWKGAGVRCIRIPPKAPQANAFCESFTGTCKHQCLNHFVCFGLGQLAHINRVWIDYYHTQRPHQGTGNNVISADFRRTSAGPVKRQERLGGIVAWYEREAA, from the coding sequence TTGTTCGTTCTTTTCACCTTTCTGGCGCATCGGTTTCTGCCGAAATACGACGTCCGCATGCAGCTGCTGATGTTTCAGATCAAAATGCTGCGCGACCGGATAGACGACCAGCGCATAGTTCCCACCCCTGAGGAGCGGGCCGAACTGCTGCGGCTGGGAAACGAGATCAACCACGACGTTGCAGACGTCATGCTGGTGGTCAAGCCGCAGACCTACCGGCGCTGGTTTAATCCGAAGGCCAAGACCCGCCGTCCGAAACCGGCCGGTCGACCCGGCACCGCCGAGGATATCGTGACGCTGATCCTGCGCATGGCGACCGAGAATCTCTCCTGGGGCTATAAGCGCATCTTCGGCGAGCTGAAAAAGCTCGGGATTTCCGTGGGGCTCACTACCATCCGCGACATTCTGAAGCGCTCTGATTGTCCGCCGCCGCCCGAGAAGAGCAAGAGCAGGCCCAATATTCCCTGGTCGAAGTTTGTCAGCGCCCACATGGAATCGCTGGTGGCCTGCGACTTCTTCACCAAGCCGGTCTACACCCTGCGCGGCAGGTTCGACGCCTATGTGCTGGTCTTCATCCATCTCGGCAGCCGCAGGGTCTACCTGAGCCAGCCGACCTTTCATCCCGATGGGGCCTGGGTGATGCAGCAGGCGCGAAATGTGACCATGTGGCTCGACGACCACGGCATCGAGGCCAGATACCTGATTCACGACCGCGATACCAAGTTCACCCGCCAGTTCGACGCCTTCTGGAAAGGGGCCGGGGTGCGCTGCATCCGTATTCCGCCGAAAGCGCCGCAGGCCAACGCATTCTGCGAATCCTTCACCGGCACCTGCAAACACCAGTGCCTGAACCACTTCGTCTGCTTCGGTCTTGGCCAGCTGGCCCACATCAACCGCGTCTGGATCGATTACTACCACACCCAGCGCCCCCACCAGGGCACCGGCAACAACGTCATCTCCGCCGATTTCCGGCGCACATCCGCAGGCCCGGTCAAACGGCAAGAGCGGCTCGGTGGCATCGTCGCCTGGTACGAGCGGGAAGCGGCGTAA
- a CDS encoding DUF1788 domain-containing protein, producing MTFDQTRMPMQDRFQHLFAVISGQRFLNKQGLGNEVPFFICPFRPEESVEMERLQRQLINRLEQLGVRVLEVNLYDISIEMLRAEGDFEWLIENEESLEKVKFQEELQGILDIENTLIPAIAEKIKSIDFDVLFMSGVGEVFPYIRSHNVLNNLQSTAKEKPTVMFFPGAYTHSLESGASLDLFGRLNDDKYYRAFNIFHCEAQF from the coding sequence ATGACATTCGACCAAACCAGAATGCCAATGCAGGACAGATTTCAGCATCTCTTTGCTGTAATCTCAGGCCAGCGTTTTCTCAACAAGCAAGGTCTCGGTAACGAGGTTCCATTTTTCATCTGCCCCTTTAGGCCGGAAGAGTCCGTAGAAATGGAGCGGCTTCAGCGTCAACTGATTAATCGTCTAGAGCAGTTAGGTGTTCGAGTTCTGGAGGTCAATCTTTATGATATTTCGATAGAAATGCTCAGAGCAGAGGGTGATTTTGAGTGGTTGATTGAAAATGAAGAAAGCTTGGAAAAAGTTAAATTTCAGGAAGAGCTTCAAGGAATATTAGATATCGAAAATACTTTGATACCGGCTATTGCCGAAAAAATAAAATCCATAGATTTTGACGTGCTTTTTATGTCCGGCGTTGGCGAGGTTTTCCCCTACATCCGCTCGCACAATGTTTTGAACAATTTGCAGAGTACAGCGAAAGAAAAGCCAACCGTCATGTTTTTCCCGGGCGCCTACACCCACTCCTTGGAGTCCGGAGCTTCGCTCGATCTCTTCGGAAGGCTGAATGACGACAAGTACTATCGGGCATTCAACATCTTTCACTGCGAAGCCCAATTTTAG
- a CDS encoding DUF1819 family protein, whose protein sequence is MINDRYSMSFTTGSLFHRESVELAVLYLNLGDWNAVRDKVIAENLLQTRTLNTLKRVCREVISRLRTLSPGELEFLVEGSHQEQAYLLWLAVCRRYRFIADFAVEVLRERYITLKSDLTHEDFDSFFNRKSEWHLELDEITPATRGKLRQVLFKMLREADLLTANNMIHAAMLSPRLLELFHQGSRRDVLYFPIFESALRETTDGHR, encoded by the coding sequence ATGATTAACGATAGGTACAGCATGTCATTTACAACGGGCAGTCTTTTTCACCGTGAATCGGTGGAGCTGGCCGTGCTGTATCTTAATCTTGGCGACTGGAACGCTGTTCGAGACAAAGTCATCGCAGAAAACTTACTACAGACCAGAACGCTGAATACGCTCAAACGTGTCTGCCGTGAGGTCATCTCTAGGCTTAGAACGCTGAGCCCAGGCGAACTTGAATTCCTTGTTGAGGGCAGCCACCAAGAGCAGGCCTATCTCCTGTGGCTCGCCGTTTGCCGCCGGTACAGATTCATCGCTGATTTTGCCGTCGAAGTGCTTCGAGAGCGCTACATCACATTGAAAAGTGATCTGACCCACGAGGATTTTGATTCCTTCTTCAACCGGAAATCCGAGTGGCATTTGGAACTGGATGAGATCACCCCGGCGACACGAGGCAAATTGCGGCAGGTCCTGTTCAAGATGCTTCGCGAGGCCGATCTCCTAACGGCCAACAACATGATCCACGCTGCCATGCTCAGTCCAAGACTGTTGGAACTGTTTCATCAAGGCAGCCGCAGGGATGTTTTGTACTTCCCTATATTTGAATCCGCGTTAAGAGAAACCACAGATGGACACAGATAG